The genomic interval GACCTGGGTCGCACCGCCGCCGAGGGCGCCATCATGAGCGCCGGGGCGCTGGCCGCCTACGGCTACGGGCTGGCCCGCTACGGTGCCGGTCCCCAGGCCAGCACCATGGCCTTTCTGGGCCTGAGCACCGCGCAGTTGCTTCATACATTCTCCTGCCGTAGCGACCGGCGCTTGTTCGACGGCGGTCCGCCCCTGCCGCCTAATCCCGCTCTCAAGTGGGCCATGGCCGGTTCCTTCGGAGCACAGGCGCTGGCCGCCGCCTTCCCGCCGTTGCGCGGGCTGCTGGGACTGGCGCCGCTGCGGCCGGTCGACTGGCTGGTCACCGCCGGAGCCGCCGCTCTGCCCTTCATCGCCAACGAACTCCTGAAGCCGGCTTTCGCCGAACGGCGGGAAGAAGCGGAAGACCCAGGAAACGAGGAGGAGAAGCCATGAGAAAGGACTTCCTGTTCACCTCCGAATCGGTGACCGAAGGGCATCCGGACAAGCTCTGCGACCAGATCAGCGACTCCATCGTCGACGAGTTCCTGCGCGAGGACCCCTTTTCGCGCGTGGTGGCCGAATGCGCGGTCTCGACGGGGTTGGTGTTCATCGCCGCCCGCTTCGCCTCGCGGGCGCAGATCGACATCCCGTCGGTGGCGCGGCGGGTGATCGGCCACGTCGGCTACGACGAGGGCGAGTTCGACGCCAAGTCCTGCAGCATCATGACCACGCTCAACGAGATGCCCGACGAGGCATACAAGGCCCTCGACGAGCGTGCCTTCTCGGAAGAGGAAATCGACCGCTTCCCGGCCCAGAACCTGGTCACCGTCTTCGGTTACGCCTGCCGGCAGACACCCGGCATGATTCCCTTGCCGATCTGGCTGTCGCACAAGCTGGCGCGCCGGCTGGCCACCGTGCGGCTGACCGGCAAGCTGCCCTATCTGGAGCCGGACGGCACTACCCAGGTGGGAGTCGAGTACAAGCACCGCCAGCCCGACCGCATTCACAGCATGACGCTGGTGGCCGCCCTCGATCCCCAGGACTTTCCGGACCCGGCCACCCTGGAGCGTGACC from Magnetospirillum sp. WYHS-4 carries:
- the metK gene encoding methionine adenosyltransferase; this translates as MRKDFLFTSESVTEGHPDKLCDQISDSIVDEFLREDPFSRVVAECAVSTGLVFIAARFASRAQIDIPSVARRVIGHVGYDEGEFDAKSCSIMTTLNEMPDEAYKALDERAFSEEEIDRFPAQNLVTVFGYACRQTPGMIPLPIWLSHKLARRLATVRLTGKLPYLEPDGTTQVGVEYKHRQPDRIHSMTLVAALDPQDFPDPATLERDLWRHVIEPVFADEEVKPDADTHIFVNPGGTFLGGGPARHSGLTGRKTASDLYGGFCRQGGAALSGKDPVRVDRVGAYAARYAAKNIVAAGLADECEIQLSYALGQSRPFSVHVETFGTKKVPHKKIEERVNDAFDFRPAAIIRQFGLRHLPQASKRGFYGRLAAYGHVGRLDLGLPWELVDKAAAIKE